In the genome of Desulfuromonas sp. DDH964, one region contains:
- a CDS encoding YfaZ family outer membrane protein — protein MHKQLAGLVILLLLAGTAHATSIDLGFNNDSAQVSFSQPLVTDELGSSQVGARFLYNDGEETKLLSGGFEFVGEPGNIPGLKVGVGVQAYGGSADRNQDILACGIGGMVRYAPPALGGVAVSGKLYVAPKIFSGLDSDGLLETAVRAGFNVTPKVEVYLGYQNIRSDFGRYDVWTIDDDLRLGFEARF, from the coding sequence ATGCATAAGCAGCTCGCCGGCCTGGTCATCCTATTACTTTTGGCCGGAACCGCCCACGCCACTTCCATCGATCTTGGTTTCAACAACGACAGCGCCCAGGTCTCTTTCAGCCAGCCGCTGGTTACGGACGAGCTCGGCTCCTCCCAGGTTGGCGCCCGTTTTCTCTACAACGACGGCGAGGAGACCAAGCTTTTATCTGGCGGCTTCGAATTTGTCGGCGAACCCGGCAACATTCCGGGATTGAAGGTGGGAGTCGGGGTCCAGGCCTATGGTGGCAGCGCCGACCGCAACCAGGATATTCTCGCCTGCGGTATTGGCGGCATGGTACGCTATGCACCGCCGGCGCTCGGCGGGGTCGCCGTCAGCGGCAAACTCTATGTGGCGCCGAAGATTTTTTCCGGCCTCGACAGTGACGGCCTGCTCGAAACCGCGGTCCGGGCCGGATTCAACGTGACACCCAAGGTGGAGGTCTATCTCGGCTATCAGAATATTCGCAGCGATTTTGGTCGCTATGATGTCTGGACCATTGATGATGACCTGCGCCTCGGTTTTGAAGCCCGCTTCTGA
- a CDS encoding GntR family transcriptional regulator: protein MKRKPIERHQTLREKILETIREAILKGQLKPGEKVAEPELAERFGISRTPIREAFRQLESEGYLTVIPRKGAVVTSLSERAVEEFYAIKSILEGYAARMATDNLTARDIEKLETINERLSQLAAEGDVKTFFKVHNEFHELFIKAAENEKLQELINQMMLKFNRLRLASLSLPGRMETSVQEHKKIIEAFKNKDGERADNLVRKTASYGGQVLIQSMAQAEGRRVEKNILSRVIDI from the coding sequence GTGAAAAGAAAACCGATAGAGCGGCACCAGACCCTCCGCGAAAAAATCCTCGAAACCATCCGTGAGGCAATCCTCAAAGGGCAACTGAAACCGGGGGAAAAGGTCGCCGAACCCGAACTTGCCGAGCGGTTCGGTATCAGCCGCACCCCGATTCGCGAAGCCTTCCGCCAGCTCGAGTCGGAGGGATACCTGACGGTCATTCCGCGTAAGGGGGCCGTGGTAACCTCCCTTTCCGAACGAGCCGTCGAGGAGTTCTATGCGATCAAGAGTATTCTTGAGGGTTATGCGGCGCGGATGGCGACGGACAACCTGACCGCCAGGGATATCGAGAAGCTCGAAACAATTAACGAGCGGCTTTCGCAGCTGGCCGCTGAAGGGGACGTGAAGACCTTTTTCAAGGTTCACAACGAGTTTCACGAACTCTTCATCAAGGCCGCGGAGAACGAAAAGCTGCAGGAACTGATCAACCAGATGATGCTCAAGTTCAACCGCCTGCGTTTGGCCTCCCTCTCCCTGCCGGGACGCATGGAAACATCGGTCCAGGAGCATAAGAAGATCATCGAGGCCTTCAAGAACAAGGATGGGGAGCGGGCCGACAACCTGGTTCGCAAAACCGCCAGCTACGGCGGGCAGGTTCTGATCCAGAGCATGGCCCAGGCCGAGGGAAGGCGGGTAGAGAAGAATATCCTCTCCCGCGTTATCGATATCTAG
- a CDS encoding ABC transporter permease, with translation MMEQRSYIYWLPFYTLLQKEVRRFWRVASQTLLTPIITASLYLFVFGATLGERISVLPGFNYAQFVIPGLILMGVINNSFANTSSSLFMARYLGNIVDLLVTPLTPAQFILAYTLAAMLRGLLVGLATLLISIFFASLPWAHPFLAMVMAVIASLLFSQFGMIAAIYAHNFDTLSMFSNFIILPLIYLGGVFYPISILPQPWAQLSHLNPLFYLIDGFRHAILGRGDLSLATALGVSALMAATLFCWAALLIARGVRLRN, from the coding sequence ATGATGGAACAACGCAGCTATATTTACTGGCTCCCCTTCTATACCCTGCTGCAAAAGGAGGTGCGCAGGTTCTGGCGGGTCGCTTCGCAAACCCTTCTGACACCGATCATTACCGCCTCCCTCTACCTCTTCGTCTTCGGCGCCACCCTTGGCGAACGGATCAGTGTCCTGCCCGGGTTCAATTATGCCCAGTTTGTCATCCCCGGGCTGATTCTCATGGGAGTAATCAACAACTCCTTTGCCAATACCTCTTCCAGCCTCTTCATGGCCCGTTATCTTGGCAACATCGTCGACCTGCTGGTCACGCCACTCACCCCCGCCCAGTTTATCCTTGCCTATACCCTGGCGGCAATGCTGCGTGGACTGCTGGTCGGCCTGGCAACCTTGCTGATTTCCATCTTTTTCGCCAGCCTCCCCTGGGCTCATCCCTTCCTCGCCATGGTCATGGCGGTTATCGCCAGCCTGCTCTTTTCCCAATTCGGGATGATTGCCGCCATCTATGCCCACAACTTTGACACCTTGTCAATGTTCTCGAATTTTATCATCCTCCCGCTGATCTATCTCGGCGGGGTTTTCTATCCGATTTCGATACTTCCCCAGCCCTGGGCGCAGCTCTCCCATCTCAACCCCCTTTTTTACCTGATTGACGGCTTTCGTCACGCCATTCTTGGCCGTGGCGACCTCTCCCTGGCGACCGCCCTTGGCGTCAGTGCGCTGATGGCGGCGACGCTCTTCTGCTGGGCAGCGCTGCTGATTGCCCGGGGGGTCCGCCTCCGCAACTAG
- a CDS encoding potassium channel family protein yields the protein MDPVRNLRFSLSILIGVIGLGTLGYVLIEGWSSFDALYMTVITLATVGFKEVHELSPPGKVFTILLIIFGAGIIAYSIGSLIQIMVEGQLRRILGRKKLAQQINKLSGHYIVCGYGRIGTLICREFAAKPIPFVVVEKDPLLCEKLSDDGILFVRGDATDDETLMAAGILRARGLITAVTSDTENVYITLTARGLNPDMFILARSGEEGSEKKLRRAGASKVISPYTIGASRMAQAVLRPSVVDFIEIATAGRNLELQLEEIRVAPDSALVGKSLVNSGVRKDLGIIIVGIKKGDGQMLFNPAPATLIQAGDVLITLGEPKAIQDLESIATREGSHA from the coding sequence ATGGATCCAGTCCGCAATCTACGGTTTTCCCTCTCCATTCTGATCGGTGTCATCGGCCTCGGCACCCTCGGCTATGTCCTCATCGAAGGATGGTCCAGCTTCGACGCCCTCTACATGACAGTGATCACCCTGGCGACCGTCGGGTTCAAGGAAGTCCACGAACTCTCGCCGCCCGGAAAAGTCTTCACCATCCTGCTGATCATCTTCGGAGCAGGTATTATTGCCTATTCCATCGGCAGCCTGATCCAGATCATGGTCGAAGGACAGCTGCGTCGCATCCTGGGGAGAAAAAAATTGGCACAACAGATCAACAAACTGAGCGGTCACTACATTGTTTGCGGATATGGCCGGATCGGAACCCTGATCTGCCGCGAGTTTGCGGCCAAACCGATCCCCTTCGTGGTCGTCGAGAAGGACCCGTTGCTCTGCGAAAAACTGAGCGACGACGGGATCCTCTTCGTGCGCGGCGATGCCACCGACGACGAAACGCTGATGGCCGCCGGCATCCTCCGGGCCAGAGGATTGATCACCGCAGTCACCTCGGATACGGAAAACGTCTACATCACCCTGACCGCCCGCGGGCTCAACCCGGATATGTTTATCCTCGCCCGCTCGGGGGAAGAGGGCTCGGAAAAGAAATTGCGCCGCGCTGGTGCCAGCAAGGTCATCTCGCCCTATACCATCGGCGCATCGCGAATGGCCCAGGCGGTGCTGCGCCCTTCAGTAGTTGATTTTATTGAAATCGCTACGGCGGGACGCAACCTTGAGTTGCAGCTTGAAGAGATCCGTGTTGCGCCGGACTCGGCCCTGGTCGGGAAGTCGCTGGTTAACTCCGGGGTCCGCAAGGATCTCGGCATCATCATCGTCGGCATCAAGAAGGGGGACGGCCAGATGCTTTTCAACCCGGCGCCAGCCACCCTGATTCAGGCCGGGGACGTGCTGATTACTCTCGGCGAACCTAAAGCCATTCAGGATCTTGAATCGATCGCTACCCGGGAGGGCTCTCATGCCTGA
- the dinB gene encoding DNA polymerase IV — protein sequence MARQILHADMDAFYAAVEELDDPTLRGLPIIVGGDLRRGVVSACSYPARRFGVHSALPMAIALQRCPQAVVRRVRMARYQAVSRQVMEIFGRFTDRIEAISIDEAFLDVTGCQRLLGSAAEIATRIRAQVRSEIGLAVSIGIAPNKFVAKLASQKAKPDGLLEILPENLDRFLAPLPIAELWGVGRVTADRLQQLGIFSVGDLRDYSEAQLVAQLGPSGKQLQQLARGVDSRPVQPTEGVKSVSHETTFSYDRPDLAGIEEELHLLCQKVTERMRRYGLRGRRVTLKLKYGDFTAITRSQTLPEGIDNGGDLLAVGRQLLAKTEAGKRPVRLLGIGLSEWEGRAAQQELFAGDDRSSRKRELDRVVDQVNQRFGRGRVGPASLLHRARSTPEEGGDSSDGA from the coding sequence ATGGCACGACAAATTCTGCACGCCGATATGGATGCTTTTTATGCCGCGGTGGAAGAGCTGGATGATCCGACCCTGCGCGGTCTTCCGATCATCGTCGGGGGGGATTTGCGGCGCGGGGTGGTCAGTGCCTGCTCCTATCCGGCGCGCCGGTTTGGGGTCCATTCCGCCCTGCCGATGGCAATCGCTCTGCAGCGCTGCCCGCAGGCCGTTGTTCGGCGGGTGAGAATGGCACGGTATCAGGCCGTTTCGCGCCAGGTCATGGAGATCTTTGGGCGCTTTACCGATCGCATCGAAGCAATCTCCATCGACGAGGCTTTCCTCGATGTCACCGGGTGCCAACGCCTGCTGGGGTCTGCTGCCGAGATTGCCACTCGGATCCGCGCCCAGGTCCGGAGCGAAATCGGCCTGGCGGTCAGTATCGGCATCGCACCGAACAAGTTTGTCGCCAAGCTCGCCTCCCAGAAAGCGAAACCGGACGGCCTGCTGGAGATCCTCCCGGAAAATCTGGACAGGTTTCTGGCGCCGCTGCCGATTGCAGAGCTCTGGGGCGTGGGGCGCGTGACCGCGGACCGCCTGCAGCAACTCGGGATCTTCAGCGTTGGAGACCTGCGCGATTACTCGGAAGCCCAGCTCGTGGCACAGCTTGGGCCGAGCGGAAAACAGTTGCAGCAGCTCGCCCGGGGTGTGGATTCACGCCCGGTGCAGCCCACTGAGGGTGTCAAGTCGGTAAGTCACGAGACGACCTTCAGTTACGACCGGCCGGATCTTGCTGGCATCGAGGAGGAACTGCACCTCCTCTGCCAAAAGGTCACCGAGCGGATGCGCCGCTACGGGTTGCGGGGGCGTCGGGTAACCCTCAAGCTGAAATACGGTGATTTTACCGCCATCACCCGCAGTCAAACCCTGCCGGAAGGGATCGATAACGGGGGAGACCTGTTGGCTGTTGGCCGCCAGCTGCTGGCAAAGACCGAGGCCGGAAAGCGGCCGGTGCGGTTGCTGGGGATTGGCCTCTCCGAATGGGAGGGGAGAGCAGCGCAGCAGGAACTCTTTGCCGGCGACGACAGGAGTAGCCGAAAACGGGAGCTGGACCGGGTGGTTGACCAGGTGAATCAACGCTTCGGGCGCGGGCGGGTTGGCCCAGCCAGCCTCCTCCATCGAGCCCGCTCAACGCCGGAGGAAGGGGGCGACTCCAGCGATGGAGCGTAG
- a CDS encoding sugar phosphate isomerase/epimerase family protein: MPERLHVHLPARLLEAELDYLLEQRLQPEIAFRGPDLDRIPAKTLELAGERLAAAKLAVTVHGPFHDLNPGALEPRVGAVTAQRYQQTLEAAARLRARVVVFHPGYEFWKYGGQEHLWLEQSLEFWPPLLEIARQADLRIALENIFEVRPATLVALLDAIDSPEFGHCFDIGHWQLFGETSLEIWFAALGSHMIHLHLHDNHGSLDDHLPVGEGVIDFRRLFALVANLPVAPTMTLEAHDRQALLRSIAGVAPFLRR, from the coding sequence ATGCCTGAGCGGCTGCATGTTCACCTTCCGGCCCGGCTGCTGGAAGCTGAACTGGACTATCTTCTCGAACAACGGCTCCAGCCCGAGATCGCGTTCCGCGGTCCCGACCTTGACCGGATCCCGGCCAAAACCCTCGAATTGGCCGGTGAGCGGTTGGCCGCTGCCAAGCTCGCCGTCACCGTTCATGGGCCGTTTCATGACCTCAATCCCGGCGCGCTCGAGCCACGGGTCGGGGCTGTCACCGCCCAGCGCTACCAGCAGACTCTGGAAGCAGCTGCCCGGCTCCGCGCCCGCGTCGTCGTCTTTCACCCCGGGTATGAGTTCTGGAAATATGGTGGACAGGAACATCTCTGGCTCGAGCAGTCCCTCGAATTCTGGCCGCCGCTGCTGGAGATCGCCCGTCAGGCCGACCTGCGGATCGCTCTCGAAAACATTTTCGAGGTGCGGCCGGCGACCCTGGTCGCGTTACTCGATGCTATCGACAGCCCTGAATTCGGGCACTGCTTCGATATCGGCCACTGGCAACTCTTCGGGGAGACCTCCCTGGAGATCTGGTTCGCGGCCCTCGGCTCACACATGATCCATCTTCACCTGCATGACAATCATGGTTCGCTCGACGATCATCTTCCGGTCGGCGAAGGGGTTATCGATTTCCGCCGTCTCTTCGCACTGGTCGCCAACCTCCCGGTGGCACCGACCATGACCCTCGAAGCCCACGACCGGCAGGCTCTGCTACGCTCCATCGCTGGAGTCGCCCCCTTCCTCCGGCGTTGA